From one Fusobacterium mortiferum ATCC 9817 genomic stretch:
- a CDS encoding ParA family protein, whose protein sequence is MKKKVGLFYKKNGSFNNAVLTIDRSITEALDVNKEENEIVFSMSNRIITLTKGRCEDEVEEKDIHENLINYRKNVSINFSKVYKDKDYYVAKLNIPFGVVNTLKITKESNDVNITTGDGIVTIDRGERVGKVYTLKVNKGGIGKTFLTVQLAHGLTMKGSKVIILTSDSQNNIIDFTIPEEKQERVELKKGLRSWVMTGKGDKINLRKNLDFIPLESSVFTERFLEKLPIFIEHLKREYDYVLIDSIPTMKIDTEFVKCSDKIIIPAFCDIPTLKGVINVIEEAGVEKIHAILVNLYRPTVTQKDILNKLKMMLEDTDVLFPEPIKETSLIESLVKKGKTVWESKAKSVEEAQNSLLDIIMEM, encoded by the coding sequence ATGAAAAAAAAGGTAGGACTATTTTATAAAAAAAATGGAAGTTTTAATAATGCAGTGTTGACAATAGATAGGAGTATAACAGAGGCTCTTGATGTAAACAAAGAGGAAAATGAGATAGTTTTTTCTATGAGTAATAGAATAATTACCCTAACTAAAGGTAGATGTGAAGATGAAGTAGAAGAAAAAGATATTCATGAAAATTTAATTAATTATAGAAAAAATGTAAGTATAAATTTTAGTAAAGTATATAAAGATAAAGATTATTATGTAGCAAAACTTAATATTCCCTTTGGTGTAGTGAATACATTAAAAATTACTAAAGAGAGTAATGATGTGAATATAACAACAGGAGATGGAATAGTTACAATAGATAGAGGGGAAAGAGTAGGAAAAGTATATACTCTAAAGGTAAATAAAGGAGGAATAGGAAAAACTTTTCTTACAGTTCAATTAGCTCATGGACTTACAATGAAAGGGAGTAAAGTAATAATTTTAACTTCAGACTCTCAAAATAATATAATTGATTTTACAATCCCAGAGGAAAAGCAAGAGAGGGTAGAGTTAAAAAAGGGACTTAGAAGTTGGGTAATGACTGGAAAAGGAGATAAGATTAATTTAAGAAAAAATTTAGATTTTATTCCTTTGGAGAGTTCAGTTTTTACAGAGAGATTTTTAGAAAAATTACCAATTTTTATAGAGCATCTAAAAAGAGAGTATGACTATGTATTGATAGATAGTATTCCTACTATGAAGATAGATACTGAATTTGTAAAATGTTCTGATAAAATAATAATACCAGCTTTCTGTGATATTCCTACATTAAAAGGGGTAATCAATGTAATAGAAGAGGCAGGAGTAGAGAAGATACATGCTATATTAGTAAATTTATATAGACCAACTGTTACACAAAAAGATATTTTAAATAAATTAAAGATGATGTTAGAAGATACAGATGTATTATTCCCAGAGCCAATTAAAGAAACTTCACTTATAGAAAGTCTTGTGAAAAAAGGTAAAACTGTATGGGAGAGCAAGGCAAAATCTGTAGAGGAAGCACAAAATAGTTTGCTAGATATAATAATGGAGATGTAG